The window TGCAGGTCTGGCATACGAAGGAAACATTCCGGTTGTCTCCGGAATGTTGCCCTTCCTGAGTATGCGTGCGTTGGAGCAAATTCGCTCCGACGTCTGTTACCCCAACCTCCCCGTGAAGATCATTGGTACTCACGGTGGTTTGGTTGGTAATGGTGGATCCACTCACTACGCCGTTGAGGACCTCGCACTGATGTGTGCGCTCACCAACATGACAGTGACCTCGATCGCTGACCCTCTGATGGCTGGTGACATTCTTCGCCAGTCCATGAAGATGTCTGGCCCGATCTACATCCGCTTGGGTGTCGGTAAGTCCGACATGGTTCTCTACGAACCCGGTCAGCACGACATCCAAATCGGTAAGGGCATTGTTGCTCGCGATGGCTACGACGCCACCATCTTTACCCACGGCACCACCGTTGCTCAGGCACTGGAAGCCGCTGAAACCCTTGGCGCACTGGGTCACTCCATCCGCGTCGTCGACATGTTCACCCTCAAGCCCATTGACGCAGACCTCATTGAGCGCTGCGCAAAGGAAACAGGCGGACGCTTCGTTGTTCTCGAGGATCACCTGGCATATGGCGGTCTGGCATCGCGCATTGCTGATGTCCTCGTCGACCGCAGCATCAATCTCACTGCCTTCGAGCGCCTGGGTATCCCCCAGGTTTACGCCGGATTCGGTGGCGATGAAGAGCTTCGCGATAAATACGGTTACGGCCTCACTTCAACTATCAGCGCAATCATGCGAGTGTTAGCTACTAAGTAGTTCGCACCCAAACAATCACTCATTCAACGGAGAATTTTGATGAAGACAGTAGCGGTCACCAAGATCGGGAGCCTGCGGGACACCAACGAGGAAACTCGTGGCGTCATCGGGGTTGTCGATTTCCCTGAACAGCCCCTCGGCCCTGAGGATGTTCGCGTTCGGGTCGCCTACGCTGCTATCTGTGGTTCAGACCCTCACCTGGCTGAAGGCTTCTTCGGGACTGACGTCCCCATTGGCCTCGGACATGAGATCTCAGGCGTCATCGAAGCACTCGGCGAGCGCGCTACCCGCACTGGCCTCAAGGTGGGAGACCGCGTAGCCGGTAACTTCCTTCGTTTCTGCGGAACCTGCGGCCCCTGCCGCGATGGTCAGCAGCAGTTCTGTGAATTCATTCAGGATTACAACCGTCCCGGCATGGCCGAGACGGTGACCTGGCACGAATCACAGGTCTACAAGCTC of the Aurantimicrobium photophilum genome contains:
- a CDS encoding transketolase family protein — its product is MPVTFTFGEWLSARSVIGSTLAELGGEYNNLWTITPEIGATLGEFRSLYPDRFIDVGIAEQVSIGVAAGLAYEGNIPVVSGMLPFLSMRALEQIRSDVCYPNLPVKIIGTHGGLVGNGGSTHYAVEDLALMCALTNMTVTSIADPLMAGDILRQSMKMSGPIYIRLGVGKSDMVLYEPGQHDIQIGKGIVARDGYDATIFTHGTTVAQALEAAETLGALGHSIRVVDMFTLKPIDADLIERCAKETGGRFVVLEDHLAYGGLASRIADVLVDRSINLTAFERLGIPQVYAGFGGDEELRDKYGYGLTSTISAIMRVLATK